In Buchananella sp. 14KM1171, the genomic stretch TCTCCGGCCCGACCGGCCGGACCGGCCGGACCGGTCTCGGTACCGAAGTTGAGCGCCCCCAGCGCCGCCCAGCGCGGGTCAACCACGTCGTGGGAGTGCCCGTCCTCTGCCTCCCGCAGCGGGATGCCGCACTCGGAGCACAGGCCGGGGCAGTCCGGCTCGCAGACTGGGTCGAAGGGCAGGTCCAGCACGATCGCGTCGCGCACCACGGACTCCAGGTTGACCTCTGTACCCTCGCTCTCCAGCATGTCCTCGGCCTCCTCGTCGCCCTCCGCCATCGCGGCGGCGCGAGTGCCGGGGTTGAAGAACATTTCGGTGGCGTCCACGCGGGTGCGCACCGAGAAGTCGCGCAGGCAGCGCACACAGCTGCCCTGAATCTCCACCTCGGTGCCCACCTGGGCCAGCACGCCGTCGCTGACCTGCGTCAGCGTGACGTCCAGGTCCAGCACCGTGCCGTCGGGGACGCCCGCCACCGTGGTCTGCATGTCCACCGCGGGGGCGGTGAGCTGGTAGGTGCGCATCGCGCCCGGGCTGCGGCCCAGGTCGTGAATCGAGATCACATAGGGGTTAGGCATCTAGTTTTCCTCCACACTTACCTGCCAGGCGGCGCCGGGCTTGCGCTGCGGGGTCACCGCCGCGAAGGCGGGCTTGCCCTGGGAGCGGGACAGGCGGCGGGCGATCTCCTCACGCCCGGCCTCCGCCTCTCCCCGCACGGCGTCTGCGGTGCTGACCAGCGCGGCGAGCACCGAGTCAGCGTATTCGTTCGCGCCCGTCACCAGCGAGTCGGCCTTCTTCTTGGCGGCCTCCTCGCGCGCCCTGGCGCGCCCGGTTGCCTCCTGCTCCAGTTGGGCGGCGCGCTGCTGGGCGGCCTGCACGATCGCGTCCTTGCTGACCATCTCCTCGGCACGGGCGTTGGCGCGGGCCAGCAGGGCGTCGGCCTCCGCGCGGGCCTCAGCCACGATGCCCTCCGCCGCCCGGTTGGCGTCAGCGACGATGCCCTTGGCGCGTGCCTCGGCGGCCGCCACCGCGTCCTCTGCGGCGTGGCGGGCCATGGAGCGCTCGGTGTCCGCCTCGTCCTGGGCGCGGGCGAGCACGGAATCGGCGCTGGAGAGGACGTCGTCCGCCTCCCACAGGTCAACGGGAATGGCCTCGTTGAGGGCGTCGAGCATCATCAACATCTGCGGACCCGGCACCAGCACGGACGTGGTCATCGGCATGGAGCGGGCGTTTTCCACCAGCTCGCGGACCTCGGCAAGAATTGCCAGGGCCTTGTCGGCGCGGGCGTCAGCTTCGGACGGAACAGCTTCCAAGAGGACTCCTAGGAATGAGAGGAAGGGTTACGGCAGGCCAGTGCCCGGGCGACCGCCGGAGACACAAGAGAGGTGACGTCCCCGCCGTGGCGAGAGATGTCCCGCACGAACGAGGAGGAGATGTGCGCCATCTCCTGGGCGCACGGCAGCAAAACGGTATCAACACCGAGGTGGCGGTTGATGAGCGCCAGGGCCAGCTCGCCCTGGGCGTCGCCGGAGTCCCGCACCCCCTTGATCAGGGTGGCCGCCCCGATCCGCTGGGCGAAGTCGGCGACCAGGCCATCCACGGCCTCCACCCGCACGTTCGGGGCACTCACGCTGGCGCGGATCAGCTCCACGCGCTCCTGCGGGGCGAACATGGGCTGCTTGGCCGCGTTCTCCGCGACGGCCACAACCACCTCCTCGAAGAGGGCGGCGGCGCGCTCAATCACGTCCACGTGCCCCAGGGTGGGCGGATCGAAAGATCCAGGGAAAACCGCGATCGACATGCCCCCACCCTAACGGGGCTCCGCCCCGCTCTCCGGTAGGCGCGGCTGGAGGAAGTGCACCTGGGTGTCCCCGTACTTCTTGGCGGGCAGCTCCTCCAGGGACTCGGGCCAGGTGGGGGCCTGCCCCCGGGCGGCGCGCTCCACCACCAGCACCCCGTCGGGGGCCAGCCACGCGGCCGCTGCGCTCACCACGGCCTCCAGGGTCTGCGTGGGGATGTCGTAGGGCGGGTCCAGCAGGATCAGGTCCGCCCCGCCCGTGAGCGGCGCGGTGGCGAAGTACGCGGCCACGTCGGCCGCGACCACCTCCACCTGCGCCCCCAGGCCCAGGGAGCGCACGTTCTGCCGGCACACGGCGGCGGCCTTGGCGTTCTTCTCGATCAGCACCACCTTGCGAGCTCCCCTGGAGGCGGCCTCGAGCCCGAGCGCGCCGGAGCCGGCGTAGCCGTCTATCACCACGGCGCCGCGCACCACGCCCAGGTGGTCCAGGCGGGAAAACAGGGCCTCGCGCACGCGCTCCGAGGTGGGGCGAGTCCCCTTGGGCGGCACCGCCAGGGCCCGCCCACCAAACCTTCCGGCCACTATTCGAGTCATGCCCACCACCCTAACGAAGTACCGCCCCCCGCCGCGTTCGCCGCCCCCTTGACCCGGGCAGGGCCGACGCTCCGCCGGCCGCCCCGAGGCACGCGCGGCCCCTGGTCGCGCCCCACCCCGAGGCACGCGCGCCCTTCCGAGTCCCCCCGGCACCGAGCGGCGGGCGAGCCGGCGAAGCGGGGAAAGACTGGTGCCCGGGGCCGCGAAGCGACCCCGGGCACCCGGTGTGGTTTCGCGCTCAGTCGGTGACGATGGGCAGGCCCAGGTCTGCGGAGGCCTGCTGGAAGCCGCCAGCGTTGGTGACGTTCTGGAAGCCCATGCCCTTCATCTGCTCCACGGCCTGGCCGGAGCGGTTGCCGGAGCGGCAGTAGACCAGGTAGGTGCCGGCCGGGTCCAGCTCGCCGATCTTGGTGGCGAAGTCCGCGGAGTTGACGTCGATGTTGATCGCGCCCTCCAGGTGGCCGGCGGCGAACTCCTCCGGGGTGCGCACGTCGATCAGCACGGCCTCGGCCGCAACCTCCTGGCCGGCCGAAGCCTCCTGACCGGCGGCGGGCGCGCTGGCGGCCTCGGCGGGGCGGGAGGCCGGGGCGGCCTCGTTGCTGGAGCAGCCGGCCAGGGCGGTGGCGGCGACGATGGCGGCAGCTGCGGCCAGGGCACGCATGGGCTTGGCGGTCACGTTGTTTCCTTCCGGTGGTCAAAAGCGGCACGGCCGCAGATAGGTCGTTTGCCTGCGGGCGGCGGGCGGGGCGTCGGCCCTCCCTGCTCCAGGCACCAACGTTCCTAACGCCCCTGTCAGTTGCATTATTCCCGGCTGTGCGCGGCTAGTTAGCATGGCCTCATGTACGTCCCCGCACACTTCGTCCTGCCGCCCGATCACGTGGAGGCAATCCTGTCCGACGTGGTCTTTGGCAATCTGGTCACGCCCCACGCTGACGGCCCGCAGGCAACCCCGCTTCCGTTCTACCGGGACCGCGAGCGCGGTGTGCTGGTGACCCATTTGGTGCGCAACAACCCGCAGGCCACCACGCCGATCACCGGACCTGGGCTGCTGTTGGTGGAACGGGGTGACTCCTACATCTCTCCGACCTGGTACGCCACCAACGCGGCCATGCCGAACGTGCCCACGTGGGACTACATCACGCTGCAGGTGCGCGGCGCCGTGACCGTGGACCTCTCCCCCGAGGCGGCGCTGGAGGCGGCGCGCCGCCTGACGGCCTTCTACGAGCCCGATTCGGTGCTGGACGCGGTGGGGCAGGCCAAGCTGGAGCGAATGGCCCGCGCGATCGCGGCGGTGGAGATCAGCCTGGATGAGGTGGTCGGCAAGGCGAAGATGAGCCAGAACCGCCACCCGGACGACGTGCTCAGCGTCATCGCCAAGTTCGAGGAGCTGGGCCTGAGCGAGATGGCCCGGTTCCTGCGGGAGGTGTCGCTGCCCTACGCCCGCAAGCGCTTTGCCAAGATCAAGCAGCTGCGCGATGTGCGCCTGGCCGCCCCGCTTTCCGGCGGTTGCCCCGCCAGCGCCCTGGATTACGGGGGCCAGTAGGCCTACCGGTGCGTGGCGTTGCGGCGGGGTGGACGACGTTGCCGCCGCGCCGCCCGGATCACGCGGCCAGATTGCGCGGCCGGTTTGTGGGCGTGGCCGCCTAGTCCACCAGCTTGGCCGGCCGCCAGCCCATTGCCGAGCTGAGCACGGCCAGCTGGGTGGCGGCGCGCAGCTGCTCCACGCTGATCGAGGCCTCCCGCAGCTCGCCGCGCTCCAGGGCCACCTGCCGGCCGATTCCCGGCAGGCAGCCGTCCTGCACGGGCGGGGTGAGCCACTGTCCGCCGATGCGCGCGGCCAGGTTGCCCACCGTGGTCTCGGTGACTAGGCCATCTCGGTTGACTAGCACCACGTCGTCGCGGCCCGGGTGGCGGGCGCGGGCCGCCTCAAAGTCGACTCGGTTGGTGGTCTTGTGGCGCCGCCAGGCCGCCACGAAACCCGGCTCGCGCGCGTCGGGGCGGTCCAGCCCCAGGCGCAGCGGCAGCGGCGTGCGCGCCGGGGCGCGCGTGGAGAAGGCGGCGGTGCCGTCGCGGCGCAGCTCTAGCCTGCCAAGCAGTAATGGAGCCTGCCAGGGATCCTCTGGCGTCCACACGGCGGCCTGAGCGTTCGGCAAGGCAGAGTCTTTACCCGGTGCGGCGGCTTCACCCGGCACGGGCAGAGCAGCCAGGGCGGCGGCGATCTGGCTCTCTAGGAGGGCGGTGAGGGCGGCAGCGTCGTACCCGAATCCCAGGGCCTGCGCGGAACGGCTCAACCTGGCCAGGTGGCGCTCCAGGTGGCGCGCACCGGCGGCGGTCAGGGCGAAGGTCTCGATCAGGGCGAAGTCGTCCTGTCCGTGCAGCACGCGGGTCTTGGTCAGCAGCTCGGCGTACTCCCCCGCTGGCGTGGACTGCCAGGTCACCCCGCCGCCCACGCCGTACTCGGCCCGCCCGGTGGAGCGGTCCAGGGCGACGGTGCGGATGGCCACGGAGAAGGCCCCCCGGCTGGTGCCGGTGAAGCAAGCGCGCCGTTCGCCCGCGCTGCCCGCCGCCGGCTCGATGAATCCGATCGCCCCGCAGTAGATCCCGCGCGGGGAGGACTCGAGCTCGGCGATCAGGTCCATCGTGGACTTCTTGGGCGCGCCCGTGATCGAACCGCACGGGAACATGGCCCCCATCAGGTCAGCCAGCCCGGCGTCCTGCCTGGCCGTGGCCGCCACGGTGGAGGTCAGCTGCCAAACGGTCGGGTAGGCCTCCACGGAGAACAACGCCGGCACGTGCACCGAGCCGACCTCGGCGACGCGGGCCAGGTCGTTGCGGATCAGGTCCACGATCATCACGTTCTCCGCCGTGTCCTTGCCGCTCTGCGCCAGGCTTTGGCGCAGCTTTTCGTCGCTGGCCGGGTCACCGCCGCGCGGGGCGGTGCCCTTCATGGGCACGGACCTCAGCCGCCCGCCGTCCCACTCCAGGAAGCTCTCCGGGCTGGCGCTCAGCAGCGCCCAGTTGCCCGCCTCCAGGTAGGCGCAAAACGCGCCGCGCTGGCGCTCGGCCAGGTCCAGGTAGTAGGCGTAGGCGTCTCCGGCGAACCGGGCGCGCGCCCTGGTGGTGAGGTTCACCTGGTAGGTGTCCCCGCGCGCGATCGCGGCCTTGACCCGCTCCACGGCCGCCGCGTGCTGGGCGCGGTCCCAGTCCAGCTCCCACGGGGTGAGCCGGTAGGGGCGGGGCGCGGCGCCCTGGCCCGCCACAGGCGTGGGCTCGGCGCCGCTTTCCCCGCCCGGAGGCTCGCTCACGCCGCCCAGCGGCTCGATCAGCGGGGCACCGCACACGGCGAACCACGCCAGGGGCAGGGCATGCAGGGCTTGGGCGCCGGGCGCCGCCGGGGCGGCAAGCACGCCGGGCGCGGCGGGGGCGCCGGCCTGCCGCACGCTCAGGCTGGGGTCCAGCCCGGGGGCGGCCTCGTAGGCCAGGAAGCCGTAGACCCACCGCCCGTTCTCCACCGCCTGCTGCGCGGTGTGGAGCACGCCGGTCACCTGGTCGCTGCGGTGGGCCACCAGGACGCGCTCGGGGGCGCCAAATAGCAGGGAACGCCCGGCGCGGTAGTCGTCGAAGCGCGCGGCGGGCGGGGTGGGGATTGCCTGGGTGCTCATCGCCTCCATGGTCCCACAGGGCCGCGCTCAGGACCGGCGCAGGTTGGCCTCCTGCTCTGCGGAGAGGTGGCGGTCCACCGCCGCGCGCAGGGCCGGGTTTCGCTCCAGCTCGCCGGCGGCCACGGCCGCTCGGGCCGCGCCGCGCGCGTCGGCGATCAGGTCCGCGTCCCGCGTGACCCGCAGCAGTTTCAGCGAGGAGGCCCGGCCCGACTGGCTGCGCCCCAGCACGTCACCCTCGCTGCGCAGCGCCAGGTCCTCCTCCGCGAGCGCGAAGCCGTCGGTGGTGGCGGCGAAGGCGGCCAGTCGGCGCCCGGCCAGGGAGTCTGGCAGGGCGTGGGTGACGGCGATGCACAGGGAGGGCTTGGAGCCGCGCCCCACCCGGCCGCGCAGCTGGTGGAGCTGGGAGATGCCGAAGCGCTCGGCGTCCAGGATCACCATCATGGTGGCCGCCGGCACGTCCACGCCCACCTCGATCACGGTGGTGGACACCAGCACCGGGGTGCGCCCGGCCACGAACGCGTCCATGGCCGCGCCGCGCTCCTCCGCGCTGAGACGGCCGTGCATCTTGCCGATCCCGATTCCGGCCAGCGCCTCCAGGCCGGCCAGTTCGGCGGCCACGTCCTCCACGCTGGCCAGGGTCGACGCTGCCTGCGCGCCCGCCCCCCGCGCTTCTGGCCCACGTGCTTCCGGTCCCTGCGCTTCCGGCCCGTCCTCCAGGCCGGGCAGGGTGTCGCCGCCCGCGCCCGGCAGTTCGGGGGTGCCGGTGCGCGCAGAGGCCGGCTTGTCGGCATGGCCGGGCGGAACGTCGTCCCCCTGCCCCTCCTCCTCTTCGCCGCTGATGCGGGGCACCACCACGTAGACGCGGCCGCCCGCCTTCACCTCCTCTGCGGCGCGCTGCCAGATGCGGCGGTACCAGGCCTGGTTGGCGGCGGAGGCGATGAAGGTCTCCACTGGGCGGCGGCCCGCCGGCAGCTCGGTGAGGGCGGAGACGTCCAGGTCCCCGAACACGCTCATGGCGATGGTGCGCGGGATCGGGGTGGCGGTCATGACCAGCAGGTGCACGCCGGTGGTGGCGCGCTCGCGCAGCACCTCGCGCTGCTCCACGCCGAAGCGGTGCTGCTCGTCCACCACCACCAGGCCCAGGGAGGCGAAGGCCACGCTTTCGCTGAGCAGGGCGTGGGTGCCCACCACGATGCCGGCGCTGCCGGCGGCTATCTCCGCTAGGGCGGCGCGCCGACGCGGGGCGCTCAGGTTGCCCGTCAGGAGGACCACCCGGGTGGCGTCCGCCGCGCCGTCCAGCATCCCGCCCGCGCCCAGCTCTCCCAGCAGGCTGGTGATGGAGGCGAAGTGTTGCTGGGCCAGTACCTCGGTGGGGGCCAGCAGCACCGCCTGGGCACCGGCGTCCACCACCTGCAGCATGGCGCGCAGCGCCACGATCGTCTTGCCGGCGCCCACGTCTCCCTGCAGCAGGCGCTGCATGGGCACCGTGCGGGTCAGGTCGGCGCTGATCTGGCGCCCCACCTCCACCTGCCCGGCCGTGAGCGGGAAGGGCAGGCGCTCATCGAAGGCGCGCAGCAGCGGACCGAGCGCTGCGGGGCGCGGCTGGCCGGTGTCCGACCGCCCCGGCTCCAGCGGCGCGGGCCGCCCGCAGGCCGGTGCCGCCTCCTCCTCCGCCTCGGCGCGCGCCTGCGCCAGGCCCGCCTGCAGCACAAAGGCCTCCTGGAAGGCCAGGAAGCGGCGGGCGCGCTGGTAGTCGGCCCGGTCCCGGGGCCGGTGGATCGCGCCGTAGGCGGCAAAGGTAGAGGGATAGCCGCGCGGCTCGCGCACGCTTGCCGGCACGGCGTCCGGCACGTCGCCGGGGGTGAGGCTGTCCAGCACCACGCCCACCGCGCGGGCGATGGCCCACGTGGGCAGCCCGGCGGTGGAGCCGTACACCGGGATGGGTCGCTGCGTGCGCTCGCGCACCTCCTCCTGGCTTAGGTCCTCCCCCAGCACCTCGTAGTCCGGGTGGGTCAGCTGGCGGGTGCCGCGATACGTGGTGACCGTGCCGGCGAACAGGCCCACCGCGCCCGGGCGCAGGCGGTTTTCGTGCATCCGCAGCGCACCGGCGTGCTTGGCGAAGAACGTCAGGGACAGCTCGCTGGTCCCGTCCGTGATCCGCACCGCCAGCAGGGAGCCGCCCCGGTTGCGCATGGGCCGCGACTGGCTGGCCACCACCCGGGCCTGCACCGTCACCGCGCTGCCCTCCTCCAGCGCCGCGATCGGGGTGAGCTGCCCCCACTGCTCGTAGCGGCGCGGGAAGTGCTCCAGCAGGTCGGCGCCCGTGTTGAGGCCCAGCTTGGCCAGCTTCTTCGCGGTGGCCGCCCCCACCAGGGCAGACAGCGGCTCCTGCAGCGGGCTGGCCGCGCCCAGCTCCCGCGCGGCCCGCGCCGCCGGGGGCCTGCCGGCCCGGGCCGATGCCGGCCCTTCAGACGGGGTGCGCTCGGCCACCGCCTACTCCGCAGCCAGGAGAATGCTGGGCACGTCCGTGCCGGCGTCCACCACCACCACGTCCAGGTCCGCGAACGTGGACTCCGGCAGCCGCTCCAGGCCGTGCCGGTCGGTGCGGTCCAGGCTGCCCGAATAGAGGGCCCGGTCGGTGAGGTCGAGCAGGCGCTCGGCCACCTGATCCACTAAGGCCCGCTCGGCGTCCCCGGAGACCAGGAAGGTGATCACCTCCGGCTCGTCGCGCAGCAGCTCGCGCAGGCTCTCCACCAGCTCGGCCTCCTCCACGTGGCCGGTGTGGTGGGCGGTGCGCAGGCGGCTTAGGGCGGCCCGGGCGCGCTCGCCCAGCTCCTCCTCCTGCGCCTGGGCGCCCAATCCGGCCGGGAGCGGGGCGGCCTGCGCCAGGGTAACCGCCAGCATCTCCAGCTCGTTGCGGCTGGGGGCCACGAACAATCTGGTGGCGCGCCGGTGCAGCTGCCCCAGCCGGTAGGAGCGTGCCAGTGCGTGGGCGACGTCGGCGGCGGCGCCGTCGCACGGAATGACCGCCACCAGGGGGGCGCCGGTCTCCAGGGCAGCCCGGTCTATGGCGCTGCGACTGTGGGCGGCCACCTCGCTAGTCAGCAGCACCACCACGGCGCCGGTGCGGGCCAGCTGCTCCACCAGGCCGGGGCTGCGCGTGATCGCCACCAACCCGGCCCCCTGCGCCGTGGCCGCCCGCCCGCCCGCGTGCCCCGGCCGCTCCAGCATCCGCACGCCGGCGTGCCCCGGCAGGGCGGAGACGGGATCCTCCGCAGCAGAGAGCCACGAGACGGGCTGCAGGTAGCGCACGCACACGTGCCGCAGGTCCGCGAAACGATTGGAGGCGGCCCAGCCCAGCTGCGCGGCGCAACGCCCCGCGAAGTCCTCCGGCAGCCCGGCGAACAGGCCGGCCGTGCCGCCGTGCGCCACCTGGGCGTCGCGCGGCGCCAGCAGGGCCGCCAGCGGCTGCTTGGTGTGCACGTGCACCTGCCACAGTCCCCCACCGATCTCGTCCTCCGTGCCCGTCACCGCCACGGAGTTGCCGATCTGGGTCAGGCGTTCGCGCACCGCCTGGGCGGTGGCGGCGGAGGCGTCCAGCAGGTACATGACCTCGAACTCGTCCACCAGGGGGGTCTGGGATTCGCCGCCCCACTGCTCGGGCATGTCGGTGAGCATACGCTGGAACACGTCCGGGTAGACCGGGTCCGCCCCGTAGAGCTGGGCCAGCGCCGCCAGGATGACGCCCAGGCCGATCGTGCCCGCGTCCGGGTACGGGGTGGGGCCGGCCTCCACCGAATAGATCGAGTCGGCTACCGCCAGGGTGGCCGTCAGCACGACCAGTCCGATGGTGGGCTGCAGTTCACCCAGGTCGCTGGCGCGCTCGGGGCCGGGCGCGCTGGCCGCCGGCGCGCCGCCGGCCAGCTGGGGCAGGTAGTCCAGCACGGCGGGAACCACGCGGTCCAGGGCGGTCAGGATCGTGCCCTCCACGGGCTCGCTCACGGCCTGGCGCGCCCCCAGCGCCATCTGCTCGAACGCGTCCACCAGGTCCACCTCGCGCAGCTGGGCGCGTCCCTCGCAGTGGGAGGCCAGGGATTGCAGCATCTGCGACAGGATCACCCCGGAGTTGCCGCGCGCCCCCAGCAAGGCCCCGCGCGCGGCCGCCGCGGTCACGGCCTCCAGGTCGCGTTTGCCGTGCATGTGGTCGATGGCCTCCAGCGCGGCCTCCAGGGTGGCGAGCATGTTGGTGCCCGTGTCAGAGTCCGCCACCGGGAAGTGGTTGAAGTAGTTAATCGTGGCCCGGTTTTGCGCCAGCTTGTCTGCGGCTGCCTTCAGCCACGCCTCCACTATCGCGCCGTCAAAGGCGGGTTCCTTGAACGCGTGTTCGTCTCTCACCGGGCCCTCCTCACCGCATTAGCCTACTTCGCTGGCGCGGTGGAACCGGGCGCGCGGCCCCGATATCGTGGCTCGCGGCCGCCCGCGCGGGTGGTCCCGTGCACCGATTCGCTCGCCTTCGCGGCGGCTGTGGGCAGTTACACAGCGCCGGAAGCGGGCGCAAACTTGGGATAATTTCCGCGATCGGCTATCCTTGCACGGTTGCTTGAGACGGCCTGCCGGTCGTTTTGGGCGGGCGAGCTACTATCCGTAGCCGCTTGCAAGCTTTAAAGATCAGGAGAACGACCGTGGCTTCCACCTGCGATGTGTGCGGCAAGGGCCCGAGCTTCGGCAAGAGCGTTTCGCACTCCCACGTGCGTACCTCCCGCCGCTGGAACCCGAACATTCAGCGCGTGCGCGCGCTCGTTGACGGCACCCCCAAGCGCGTGAACGTCTGCACCACCTGCCTCAAGTCTGACCGCGTCACCCGTCGCGTGTCTGCCTGAGCAGTCTGAAGGAACCCGGCCCTCGCGGCCGGGTTTTTTCTTTGCCCCGCGCGGGTCCTTGCGGGCAGCCTGCCGCCCGGCGCGGCGGCGTCCCTTAGCGTTGCAGGTGGTCCCAGCCGGTTTTCTGCACGACGTTCCCCACGGCCTGACCCAGGACCGTTACCTCCGGCGCGCCGGCCTGGGCGCAGCCGCCGATCACCTGGAAGCCCGCCGCGGCGGCGACCTGTGGCGTGGGGAAGGTGGCCAGCATAGCGTGGTCCTCGCCGCCGGTGAGCATCCACTGACGCACCCGGGCCTCGACCTGCCCGGCGGGCACGCCGAGCCACTGGGCGCAGCGGCGCAGCAGCGTCGCCACGCCGGGTAAGCCGTTCCCGCTGGGCGGGGCTCCCCCGCTGGGCTGGCTCCCCGCGTCGGGCAGCTCGGGTCCGGTGCGCTGTGCTAGCTTGCCGGGCACGCCTTGGCCGCCGGGAGTGGCACCCCAGACACGCTGGTCTAGGTCGATGGCCACGCCGCTGGCGCGGGCGATCCGGCCGACGTCTCGCAGCAGCCCGTCGGAGACGTCCATCATCGCGCTCGCCCCGGCTTGTGCGGCGGCCACGCCGGCACTCAGGTTGGGCGTGGGCGCCTTGAAGATGCCCAGGCAGTGGGCGGCTGCTGCGGCCGGACTGCCTGTGGCGGCCCGGCGGAGCTCGTCCTCCACGCGCGCCCGCTCTGGTCGCGGCAGGCCGCGCAGCTGCGCGGCCACCTCGAGGCCCGCGGCCGACAGGCCCAGCGTGCCGGACACGGCTACCGCGTGGCCGGCCCGGGCGCCGGAGCGCAGCACCGGCGCCCGGCCCTCCAGGCTCCCGAGTGCAGTGATGGAAACAGTGAGCACGGGCCCGCTGGTGATGTCGCCTCCCACCACGCCGGCCCCGGCCTTCTCGCAGCGCTCCCCCAGGCCCCGCGCGAACTCGTTGACCCAGTCGGCCTGCAGCCCCGGTGGCAGGGACAGGGCACAGACCAGGGAGGTGGGCACAGCCCCCATCGCGGCCACGTCGGCCAGGTTCTGGGCGGCGGCGCGCGCCCCGATCTCGTAGGGGCTGGAGACGTCCAACCAGAAGTGGCTGGATTCCACCAGCATGTCTGTGGTGACCACGTCAGCTCCGCGCACCACCGCGCAGTCGTCTCCCGGGCCCACCACGGTGTGGGCGCCCACGGGCAGGGCGGGCAGGAAGCCCGCGATGAGGGCCTCCTCGCCCCCGACTGCCGCCGTCATCAGCCGCGCGCCTGGGCCAGGGAGGAGGCGTGCAGCAGGATCGCGGCCGCGCCGGCCACGTTGAAGGATTCGGCGTGCCCGCGCAGGGCGATCCGCACGGAAGCGTCGCAGGCCGCCAGCTCAGCCTCGCTGAGCCCGCGGGCCTCGTTGCCGAACACCCACGCGGTCGGCCCGCCCAGCTCCGGCCCCTTCGCCGGCCCCTTCGCCGGTCCCTTCGTTGCCCCGCCCAGCTCCGGTTGCGCCGCTTGCCCGCCAGCTTGCCCGGCCGCCGCACTCGTCTTGGCCCCGCCGTTCAGGCTGGCGACCAGCAGCTCTTCCAGGCTCACCTCGCCGTAGCCGTGCGCGGCCAGCACCTGCAGGCCCGCCGCGCGCAGCTCGGCCACGGCCGCGCCGAACTCCACGCCCCGCACGATCGGCAGGTGGAACACGGAGCCCACGGAGGAGCGGATCACCTTCGGGGAGGTCACGTCGGCGCCGCCCTTGGCGACCACCACGGCCTGCGCACCGCAGGCGTCGGCCAGGCGGATGATGGTGCCCACGTTGCCGGGATCCTGCGCCTCGGCCAGCACCGCCACCAGGCGGGCGCCCTCCCACCGCTCCAACCGGGCGGCCACGGCGGCAGCGTCGGCCACCGCAATTATCCCCTGGGCGTCGCCGCTCATCGCGTCGGCCACGGCCTGGCTCACCAGGTGCACGTAGCGCGTCACGCGCCGCGCGGCCTCCCACAGCTGCCCGTAACGCTGCGCGGCCGCCTCAGTGAAATAGACGTCCCGCACCGTCTCGCCCCGGTGGGCCAGCAGCTCGCGCACGGCCTGCGGCCCCTCTACCAGGATCAAGCCGGTGCGGGAACGAGCAGAGCGCCCGGACAACGCCGCCACCCTTTTCGCTCTCTCGGAGCGAGGATTGGCGAGCACGTCCGGGCGCTCTTGCGTCAACGCGCTGGGCTTCAGGCAGCCGCGGCGTTCACGTCGGCCGGCAGGGCGGCCTTGGCGGCGGCGACGATCGCGGCGAAAGCGGCGGCGTCGTTCACGGCCAGCTCGGCCAGCATCTTGCGGTTGACCTCGATGCCGGCCAGGTTCAGGCCCTGGATCAGGCGGTTGTAGGTCATGCCGTTGGCGCGAGCCGCAGCGTTGATGCGCTGGATCCACAGGCGGCGGAAGTCGCCCTTGCGGTCCTTGCGGTGGTCGAAGGCGTAAACGAAGGAGTGAGTGACCTGCTCCTTGGCCTTGCGGTAGAGGCGAGAGCGCTGCCCGCGGTAACCGGAGGCCTGCTCGAGTACGGTACGACGCTTCTTCTTGGCGTTAACAGAACGCTTTACACGTGCCATTTCTTCTTAACCTCTTCCTAGATCACTTGCCGAGCAGACGCTTGACGGCCTTCAGGTCGGCCTGGGCCACC encodes the following:
- a CDS encoding YceD family protein, encoding MPNPYVISIHDLGRSPGAMRTYQLTAPAVDMQTTVAGVPDGTVLDLDVTLTQVSDGVLAQVGTEVEIQGSCVRCLRDFSVRTRVDATEMFFNPGTRAAAMAEGDEEAEDMLESEGTEVNLESVVRDAIVLDLPFDPVCEPDCPGLCSECGIPLREAEDGHSHDVVDPRWAALGALNFGTETGPAGPAGRAGDAAGSEASGSGEAK
- the coaD gene encoding pantetheine-phosphate adenylyltransferase, which produces MSIAVFPGSFDPPTLGHVDVIERAAALFEEVVVAVAENAAKQPMFAPQERVELIRASVSAPNVRVEAVDGLVADFAQRIGAATLIKGVRDSGDAQGELALALINRHLGVDTVLLPCAQEMAHISSSFVRDISRHGGDVTSLVSPAVARALACRNPSSHS
- the rsmD gene encoding 16S rRNA (guanine(966)-N(2))-methyltransferase RsmD is translated as MTRIVAGRFGGRALAVPPKGTRPTSERVREALFSRLDHLGVVRGAVVIDGYAGSGALGLEAASRGARKVVLIEKNAKAAAVCRQNVRSLGLGAQVEVVAADVAAYFATAPLTGGADLILLDPPYDIPTQTLEAVVSAAAAWLAPDGVLVVERAARGQAPTWPESLEELPAKKYGDTQVHFLQPRLPESGAEPR
- a CDS encoding rhodanese-like domain-containing protein, translating into MTAKPMRALAAAAAIVAATALAGCSSNEAAPASRPAEAASAPAAGQEASAGQEVAAEAVLIDVRTPEEFAAGHLEGAINIDVNSADFATKIGELDPAGTYLVYCRSGNRSGQAVEQMKGMGFQNVTNAGGFQQASADLGLPIVTD
- a CDS encoding FMN-binding negative transcriptional regulator → MYVPAHFVLPPDHVEAILSDVVFGNLVTPHADGPQATPLPFYRDRERGVLVTHLVRNNPQATTPITGPGLLLVERGDSYISPTWYATNAAMPNVPTWDYITLQVRGAVTVDLSPEAALEAARRLTAFYEPDSVLDAVGQAKLERMARAIAAVEISLDEVVGKAKMSQNRHPDDVLSVIAKFEELGLSEMARFLREVSLPYARKRFAKIKQLRDVRLAAPLSGGCPASALDYGGQ
- the pabB gene encoding aminodeoxychorismate synthase component I, translated to MSTQAIPTPPAARFDDYRAGRSLLFGAPERVLVAHRSDQVTGVLHTAQQAVENGRWVYGFLAYEAAPGLDPSLSVRQAGAPAAPGVLAAPAAPGAQALHALPLAWFAVCGAPLIEPLGGVSEPPGGESGAEPTPVAGQGAAPRPYRLTPWELDWDRAQHAAAVERVKAAIARGDTYQVNLTTRARARFAGDAYAYYLDLAERQRGAFCAYLEAGNWALLSASPESFLEWDGGRLRSVPMKGTAPRGGDPASDEKLRQSLAQSGKDTAENVMIVDLIRNDLARVAEVGSVHVPALFSVEAYPTVWQLTSTVAATARQDAGLADLMGAMFPCGSITGAPKKSTMDLIAELESSPRGIYCGAIGFIEPAAGSAGERRACFTGTSRGAFSVAIRTVALDRSTGRAEYGVGGGVTWQSTPAGEYAELLTKTRVLHGQDDFALIETFALTAAGARHLERHLARLSRSAQALGFGYDAAALTALLESQIAAALAALPVPGEAAAPGKDSALPNAQAAVWTPEDPWQAPLLLGRLELRRDGTAAFSTRAPARTPLPLRLGLDRPDAREPGFVAAWRRHKTTNRVDFEAARARHPGRDDVVLVNRDGLVTETTVGNLAARIGGQWLTPPVQDGCLPGIGRQVALERGELREASISVEQLRAATQLAVLSSAMGWRPAKLVD